A genomic segment from Xiphophorus maculatus strain JP 163 A chromosome 6, X_maculatus-5.0-male, whole genome shotgun sequence encodes:
- the LOC102217401 gene encoding kinesin-like protein KIF2C — protein sequence MDTNLYRRLVGLSVQISRSDGRIHSATVKSVDTFKSTAMVEWQERKMSRGKEIEISELCHLNPELLDHVNAATRAAELPSAAPDKKYEGRLRSSRIPAPSSFSAPSAQNNEESVTLRSQTRQTCLFQTPAPVVSPVATSMATSQGKSETICSEMTQSAQSTSSAPPSKVRRGNEAKLPQPLPPVDESVKENEPDRMPSLPSARGRRKSVTPQETNKSNKRISSVMKPFDMQPKKGKFGESSRPNQKFYEMIQDFRETLEILPITTADPIEPHKICVCVRKRPLNKQECNKKEIDVVSVPGKGTLLVHEPKQKVDLTKYLENQVFHFDYSFDENATNELVYMFTAKPLVQSIFQGCMATCFAYGQTGSGKTHTMGGDFTGKQQNSARGIYALAAQDVFTNLNHRRFANQDLCVYVSFFEIYNGKVYDLLNKKAKLRVLEDDRQQVQVVGLEEVCVFSAEDVIKIIQTGSACRTSGQTSANANSSRSHAILQIVLRCNNRAATLHGKFSLVDLAGNERGTDVSSNDRSTLVETSEINRSLLALKECIRSLGKNSDHIPFRMSTLTKVLRDSFIGEKSRTCMIAMVSPGMASCEYTMNTLRYADRVKELNANSKVTAQKGKEPINSSSEEDSSVDASVLDIISQVTELEEKVYGQLKRANEVVKEMDKISYNIEEGLPELVDYSRKLLDSVLALQSAVVKESMARLNL from the exons atggaCACGAATCTTTACAGACGTTTAGTTGGGCTTTCTGTTCAGATCAGTCGCAGTGATG GTCGAATCCATTCAGCCACCGTTAAATCCGTTGATACCTTCAAGTCTACGGCAATGGTTGAGTGGCAGGAGAGGAAAATGAGCCGAGGGAAGGAG atTGAGATTAGTGAGTTATGCCATTTAAATCCAGAGCTTTTGGACCATGTAAATGCTGCCACCAGAGCTGCTGAACTGCCCTCTGCTGCTCCTGACAAG AAGTATGAGGGCCGACTTCGCTCATCCCGTATCCCTGCTCCTTCCTCCT TCTCTGCTCCATCGGCCCAAAATAACGAGGAGTCAG TTACCTTACGGTCTCAGACACGGCAGACATGTTTGTTCCAGACACCAGCACCTGTGGTGTCACCAGTGGCAACAAGCATGGCGACCTCGCAGGGGAAGTCAGAGACAATCTGTTCTGAAATGACCCAATCAGCGCAGTCTACCAGCTCTG CTCCCCCTTCTAAGGTGCGGAGAGGAAATGAAGCCAAACTACCACAGCCGCTGCCTCCTGTTGATGAGTCGGTCAAAGAAAACGAGCCTGACAGAATGCCTTCTCTGCCTTCAGCAAGAG GCAGAAGAAAATCTGTGACTCctcaggaaacaaacaaaagcaacaaaaggatTTCCAGTGTCATGAAGCCCTTTGACATGCAGCCCAAGAAGGGAAAG TTTGGAGAGTCATCTCGACCAAATCAGAAGTTCTATGAGATGATCCAGGATTTTAGAGAAACCTTGGAAATATTGCCAATAACCACTGCTGACCCG ATTGAGCCTCAcaagatttgtgtgtgtgttcgcaAACGGCCTCTAAACAAGCAGG agtGTAACAAGAAGGAGATTGATGTGGTGTCCGTTCCTGGCAAAGGTACATTACTGGTCCATGAGCCAAAGCAAAAAGTGGATCTGACCAAGTACTTGGAGAACCAGGTCTTCCACTTTGACTACTCCTTTGATGAGAATGCTACCAACGAGCTGGTCtacat gttcACTGCCAAACCTTTGGTGCAGTCCATTTTTCAAGGTTGCATGGCAACTTGCTTTGCCTATGGCCAGACTGGAAGTGGCAAGACCCAT ACAATGGGAGGTGACTTCACAGGGAAGCAGCAGAACAGTGCTAGAGGAATCTATGCCTTAGCAG CCCAGGATGTTTTCACCAATCTCAACCACAGGAGGTTTGCTAATCAGGATCTGTGCGTCTACGTGAGCTTCTTCGAGATTTATAATGGCAAA GTGTATGATCTGCTGAACAAGAAGGCCAAGCTGCGTGTCTTAGAGGATGACCGGCAACAGGTTCAGGTGGTGGGACTGGAGGAGGTCTGTGTCTTCTCAGCAGAAGACGTCATCAAGATTATACAGACAGGAAGCGCATGCAG AACATCAGGGCAGACCTCAGCCAACGCAAACTCCTCCCGCTCCCACGCCATCCTGCAGATTGTCCTGCGGTGCAATAACCGTGCTGCCACTTTGCACGGCAAATTCTCATTGGTCGATTTGGCGGGAAACGAGCGTGGCACGGACGTCAGCAGCAACGATCGCAGCACTCTGGTGGAGACGTCCGAGATCAACCGCAGCTTGTTGGCTCTCAAG GAGTGTATTCGCTCTCTGGGGAAGAACAGTGATCACATTCCTTTTCGGATGAGTACATTGACCAAAGTGCTCAGGGATTCCTTCATTGGAGAAAAGTCCAGAACCTGCATG ATTGCCATGGTGTCTCCAGGCATGGCCTCATGCGAATACACAATGAATACACTTCGCTACGCAGACAG AGTGAAGGAGCTGAATGCTAACTCGAAAGTTACAGCACAGAAGGGGAAGGAGCCAATAAACAGTTCTTCTGAAGAG gattCTTCTGTTGATGCCAGCGTGCTGGACATCATATCTCAGGTTACAGAGTTGGAAGAAAAAGTCTATGGACAGCTGAAG aGAGCAAATGAAGTTGTTAAGGAAATGGACAAAATCTCATACAACATTGAGGAAGGGCTTCCTGAGCTTGTGGATTACTCCAGGAAGTTATTGG actCAGTTCTGGCTCTGCAGTCTGCTGTGGTAAAGGAGAGCATGGCCAGGCTGAACCTCTGA